Proteins from a genomic interval of Thermodesulfobacteriota bacterium:
- a CDS encoding iron ABC transporter permease: MNAIAARLNDWFYISLLIISLVIAAALSIPLIYLFVKTIGTGDEALEIIFRWRTFNIIVRTLVLAFSVTIVSALISVPLAWFLFRTNIPLRRLWLTLTVIPLVIPSYVGGFIMVAAFGPTGLFQSMLSSFGVERLPEIYGFWGSLIVLSVLRFPYMLLPVSASLSKLDVSLEEVSHSLGYSTFKTFFKVILPQLKPAIATGGVFTSLMVLSDFGAVSLLRYETFTWAIYVQYQSAFNFDVAAVLSTLVLLLASIFIIFESRIRKNELSSGTSKLRRSFSSYIDIGAWKTPVILFLTALVLLSLVIPSAVLFYWLYLGITTGQAFSNVLSMAFNSLTISLVAAVVIVITAFPIAYFSCRYQGKMSRFLENIVYVGYALPGVVVALSIVFLGIRFLRPLYQTYILLIAAYVILFLPICIGTMRNLILQINTNLEDAARSLGKNRFQVIARITLPLIKPGILAGFILAFLLTMRELPSTLILSPYGFRTLATGIWSATSETFLAAGAMYSLVLMLVASVPMVFILLKRINN; the protein is encoded by the coding sequence ATGAATGCTATTGCTGCGCGGTTAAATGATTGGTTTTATATCTCATTACTCATAATTTCTCTGGTAATAGCTGCCGCTTTATCAATTCCGCTGATATATCTGTTTGTAAAAACCATTGGCACTGGCGATGAAGCTTTAGAGATAATTTTTAGGTGGCGTACGTTTAACATAATTGTGAGAACATTGGTTCTTGCATTTAGCGTTACTATTGTTTCAGCTCTTATTTCCGTGCCTCTTGCATGGTTTTTATTTAGGACCAATATTCCGCTTAGGAGACTGTGGCTAACTCTAACGGTGATTCCGCTTGTTATACCCTCATATGTTGGCGGGTTTATAATGGTAGCAGCTTTTGGACCTACCGGTTTATTTCAAAGCATGCTTTCTTCATTTGGGGTTGAGCGTCTTCCTGAGATATACGGGTTTTGGGGCTCTCTTATTGTGCTTTCAGTTCTTCGTTTTCCTTATATGCTTCTGCCAGTCAGCGCGTCATTGTCAAAGCTTGATGTCTCACTTGAAGAAGTCTCACATAGCCTTGGATACAGCACATTTAAAACATTTTTCAAAGTAATACTTCCTCAGCTAAAGCCCGCTATAGCTACAGGCGGGGTCTTCACATCGCTGATGGTTTTAAGCGACTTTGGCGCAGTCTCGCTTCTTAGGTATGAAACCTTTACTTGGGCCATATATGTACAGTACCAATCGGCATTTAATTTTGATGTTGCAGCGGTTCTTTCAACGCTAGTGCTATTACTTGCCTCCATATTCATAATATTTGAAAGCAGAATACGTAAAAATGAGTTGAGCTCAGGAACCAGTAAGCTAAGACGCAGTTTTAGTTCATATATAGATATTGGGGCATGGAAAACACCTGTCATACTTTTTCTAACAGCACTGGTTCTACTTAGCCTAGTAATCCCCTCAGCAGTTCTTTTCTACTGGCTGTATTTGGGTATAACCACTGGACAGGCTTTTAGTAATGTCCTCAGCATGGCTTTTAATTCCTTAACAATAAGTCTGGTTGCAGCTGTTGTTATTGTAATTACGGCATTTCCAATTGCATATTTTTCCTGTAGGTACCAAGGGAAAATGTCCAGATTCTTAGAGAATATAGTCTATGTTGGCTACGCACTGCCTGGTGTTGTAGTAGCATTATCAATCGTATTTTTAGGCATAAGGTTTCTAAGGCCCTTGTATCAAACCTACATATTGCTCATAGCCGCCTATGTAATTCTCTTTCTCCCTATTTGTATAGGGACTATGCGAAATTTGATACTCCAGATTAACACTAATCTTGAAGATGCCGCTCGAAGTCTGGGGAAAAACCGTTTTCAGGTAATTGCCAGGATTACGCTTCCTTTGATTAAACCAGGAATACTTGCAGGTTTTATTTTGGCTTTTTTGCTAACAATGAGAGAGCTGCCATCAACACTGATATTATCCCCATATGGATTTAGAACTCTAGCAACCGGAATATGGTCTGCTACATCTGAAACTTTTCTGGCTGCAGGGGCAATGTACTCTTTGGTTTTGATGCTAGTTGCTTCAGTACCTATGGTATTTATTCTGCTTAAAAGAATTAATAATTGA
- a CDS encoding ABC transporter ATP-binding protein, translating to MDHILECKDITKSFGSVTVVQNMSFSLEPGEIVSLLGPSGCGKTTVLRLIAGFLSPDQGEIEIGGSTVYKNNKGVPPEKRGVGLVFQDYALFPHLSVLKNITFGLKDGDKEKIASKYISLLGLEGLESRMPGELSGGQQQRVALARALAPSPKVLLLDEPFSNLDASLRLDVREEILDILKSNGVSAIFVTHDQEEAFFVGDKIAIMNNGYLEQLGSPYEIYHNPKSSFIAKFVGTADFISVSNVSDHASTIVGDVDLPNRTNDSNELEIMVRPDDIELHTDTQRFNATIVSSIFQGGSYIYKVSMDSGETLHCLEHHAVQIPLGSRVLVSMSNHHKPLFFHNGIQL from the coding sequence TTGGATCATATTTTAGAATGTAAGGATATTACGAAATCATTTGGCTCTGTGACAGTGGTTCAGAATATGTCTTTTTCTTTAGAGCCTGGTGAAATAGTTTCACTCTTGGGGCCTAGCGGATGCGGCAAAACCACCGTTCTAAGACTGATTGCCGGGTTTTTATCACCAGATCAGGGTGAGATAGAGATAGGCGGCAGCACCGTCTACAAAAATAATAAAGGCGTTCCTCCAGAGAAAAGGGGCGTGGGGTTAGTATTTCAAGACTATGCTTTGTTTCCGCATCTAAGCGTTCTAAAGAACATCACCTTTGGACTAAAGGATGGGGATAAGGAAAAAATTGCCTCTAAGTATATATCTCTTCTAGGCTTAGAAGGGCTTGAATCACGCATGCCCGGAGAGCTTTCAGGAGGACAGCAGCAGCGTGTTGCTCTTGCCAGAGCACTTGCGCCCTCTCCAAAAGTATTGCTTTTAGATGAGCCTTTCTCTAATCTTGATGCAAGTCTTAGATTAGATGTAAGAGAGGAAATCTTAGATATCTTAAAGTCAAACGGAGTCTCAGCGATATTTGTAACTCATGATCAGGAGGAAGCTTTTTTTGTCGGGGATAAAATTGCGATAATGAATAACGGCTATCTCGAACAACTAGGCTCGCCCTATGAAATCTATCACAACCCTAAATCGAGTTTCATAGCCAAGTTTGTCGGGACTGCTGATTTCATTTCTGTAAGTAATGTCTCAGATCATGCTTCAACAATTGTTGGTGATGTTGATCTTCCCAATAGAACAAATGATTCCAATGAGCTTGAGATCATGGTGAGACCAGATGATATTGAACTTCATACCGATACGCAAAGGTTTAACGCAACCATTGTATCCTCAATATTCCAAGGAGGGTCATATATCTATAAAGTTTCTATGGATAGCGGTGAGACATTGCACTGTTTAGAGCATCATGCGGTCCAGATTCCGCTTGGCTCTAGAGTTTTGGTATCGATGTCTAATCATCACAAACCCCTATTTTTCCATAATGGTATTCAGCTCTAA